Proteins found in one Deltaproteobacteria bacterium IMCC39524 genomic segment:
- a CDS encoding MGMT family protein, translating to MAEEKTGLLYQCIYTLVKQIPPGYVCSYGCLAQKAGCTARTVGFALSALPGRNDVPWQRIVNSRGMISPRANGGSHQLQRDLLEIEGVCFDEANRIDLNAHGWNFP from the coding sequence ATGGCTGAGGAAAAAACCGGCTTGCTATACCAATGCATCTATACGCTGGTTAAACAGATCCCGCCCGGTTATGTGTGCAGTTATGGCTGTCTTGCCCAGAAAGCAGGCTGCACGGCACGCACGGTCGGTTTTGCTTTGTCGGCACTGCCTGGAAGAAATGATGTCCCCTGGCAACGCATCGTCAACAGTAGGGGTATGATCAGCCCTCGCGCAAATGGTGGCAGTCATCAACTGCAGCGCGATTTGCTGGAAATCGAAGGGGTTTGTTTTGATGAGGCAAACCGGATCGATCTAAACGCTCACGGCTGGAACTTTCCATAA
- a CDS encoding GreA/GreB family elongation factor, translating into MSLQKKIYMTPGCAKRLRAELKKLLYTDRPTLAKAARIAAEEGDRSENYEYQATKRAMRKMDGRIHFLTKRIENLEVVDPVKQGDIANGRVLFGATVTVEDEEGAEKVYSIVGIDEYDGAKGKVSWVSPIGKALLGRSEGDSVSFVTPGGVSELEIVKVEYTAID; encoded by the coding sequence ATGTCGCTACAAAAAAAAATTTACATGACCCCCGGTTGCGCAAAACGATTGCGCGCTGAGCTAAAGAAACTGCTCTACACCGACAGGCCAACACTCGCAAAGGCAGCCAGGATTGCTGCGGAGGAGGGGGATCGCTCGGAAAATTATGAATACCAGGCAACCAAGAGAGCGATGCGAAAAATGGACGGACGAATCCACTTCCTGACAAAAAGAATTGAGAACTTGGAAGTGGTAGACCCTGTTAAACAAGGAGACATTGCCAACGGCCGTGTCCTTTTTGGAGCGACTGTAACCGTCGAAGACGAAGAGGGTGCAGAAAAGGTTTACTCTATTGTCGGGATCGATGAATACGATGGAGCAAAAGGCAAAGTAAGTTGGGTTTCACCGATCGGGAAAGCGCTTCTTGGCCGCTCTGAGGGAGACTCGGTATCCTTTGTGACGCCTGGTGGTGTTAGTGAATTGGAAATCGTCAAGGTAGAATACACGGCGATTGATTAA
- a CDS encoding YceI family protein, which translates to MKTFIFFTLFLILPASSLATDYQGHCTVAFEGSSTLHDFNGKGRCEPFIASEIAGIINVPELTVAVADMDTDNSSRDNKMRKMFEAEKYPLITGMSGPVSLSTIRKALEENIVSTQPLLFQLKIRDIEKPVNAILRNIVETEDKLTADLAFTLSLADYKLKAPSVLGIIRVGDTIKVTTSFLLEAH; encoded by the coding sequence TTGAAAACATTTATCTTTTTCACCTTGTTTCTGATCCTCCCGGCAAGCTCCCTCGCAACAGATTACCAGGGCCATTGTACGGTTGCCTTTGAGGGAAGTTCAACACTCCATGATTTTAATGGCAAAGGACGCTGTGAGCCTTTTATTGCCAGTGAAATTGCCGGAATCATAAATGTCCCTGAGCTGACTGTAGCCGTGGCTGACATGGATACTGACAATTCCAGCCGTGACAACAAAATGCGCAAAATGTTTGAGGCTGAAAAGTATCCGCTGATTACAGGCATGAGTGGGCCAGTATCTCTAAGCACTATCAGGAAAGCCTTGGAAGAAAACATCGTTAGCACGCAACCTCTCCTGTTCCAGCTAAAAATTCGTGACATCGAAAAGCCTGTCAATGCGATTCTGCGGAATATTGTGGAAACCGAGGATAAGCTCACGGCAGACCTGGCCTTCACACTCTCCCTTGCCGACTACAAACTCAAAGCCCCCTCAGTTCTCGGCATCATCAGAGTCGGAGACACTATCAAGGTCACAACCTCCTTTCTTCTTGAAGCTCATTAA
- a CDS encoding type III polyketide synthase, which yields MSVWIHHIETAVPERYYSQEDVGKHMLEWTIDERDKRLVRMLYRNSGIETRHSVIPDWGEGFFIPKEDGSYRQPSTSERNSTYTREGHKLAVDLGHKLLAAAPEFSPAEITHVITASCTGFFNPGIDYFLCQELGLPINTKRYHLGFMGCYAAFPALSMAAQFCQADPEAVVLVMCLELCSLHLQINGSEDTILANSLFADGAGAVLVSGRSPQPGIDTYRIDDFDSALIPSGKEAMAWSIGDLGFDISLSSYVPKIIGAGINDLLVPLLTKNKLTTQDIDRWAVHPGGKTIIDKVAKSLSLSAGQVQPSRTVLQKFGNMSSATILFVLKETLSQASISGQEKVFAMAFGPGLTVEMALLQANRTTNGKRS from the coding sequence ATGTCCGTTTGGATTCATCATATAGAGACGGCAGTCCCCGAGAGGTACTACAGCCAGGAAGACGTCGGCAAGCACATGCTTGAGTGGACCATTGACGAGCGTGACAAGCGCCTGGTTCGGATGCTTTACCGAAACTCTGGCATCGAAACACGTCACAGTGTTATTCCCGACTGGGGCGAGGGCTTTTTTATCCCTAAGGAGGACGGCTCTTATAGACAGCCAAGCACATCTGAACGCAATAGCACCTACACTCGTGAAGGTCACAAGCTGGCTGTTGATCTTGGCCACAAATTGCTTGCGGCGGCCCCCGAGTTTTCCCCGGCAGAGATTACTCATGTGATCACAGCCTCCTGCACGGGTTTCTTTAACCCCGGAATCGATTATTTTTTATGCCAGGAACTGGGCCTTCCCATCAACACGAAACGTTACCATCTCGGCTTTATGGGCTGTTATGCTGCCTTTCCGGCGCTGAGCATGGCGGCTCAATTCTGCCAGGCTGACCCGGAAGCCGTTGTGCTGGTCATGTGCCTGGAGCTCTGCAGTCTTCACCTGCAGATCAATGGCAGTGAAGATACGATTCTGGCCAATTCACTCTTTGCCGATGGCGCCGGAGCGGTCCTGGTCAGTGGCCGCTCACCGCAACCAGGAATCGACACATATCGGATAGACGACTTCGACTCCGCACTTATCCCGAGCGGAAAAGAAGCCATGGCCTGGAGTATCGGCGACCTGGGCTTCGATATCTCACTCTCGAGTTATGTCCCGAAAATCATCGGTGCCGGCATCAATGACCTCCTGGTGCCCCTTCTCACTAAGAATAAACTAACAACGCAAGACATTGATCGCTGGGCCGTGCACCCGGGAGGCAAGACAATTATTGACAAGGTCGCCAAAAGTCTCAGTCTCTCCGCGGGTCAAGTTCAACCCTCGAGAACAGTTTTGCAAAAGTTCGGCAACATGAGCAGCGCAACAATTCTTTTTGTCCTTAAAGAGACCCTCTCCCAGGCGTCAATATCAGGTCAGGAGAAAGTCTTCGCCATGGCTTTCGGCCCGGGGCTAACTGTCGAAATGGCGCTACTTCAGGCAAACAGGACCACCAATGGCAAGCGCTCCTGA
- a CDS encoding NAD(P)/FAD-dependent oxidoreductase gives MASAPDYDVIIVGGGPVGLMLGNLLGKKNLNTLLIEKTAAPPAESMAIGVTPPSLDLFHTLGLDDVLVNLGVRVELAKVHEGRKLAGELSFQSLNNPHRYILAIPQATTINVLEENLLRYGSVMLCRETNLIAIEQAEKMVTARVKKPGTTEVRQVTASFLIGCDGHRSIVRDMAGIKLTGEKEYPACFLMADFADHSGLGDEAHLFFSRHGSVESFPLPKGRRRWILQTDHLINPPDKTVLIRDVQKRTGYDLKGSKCFSESMFRTRRFVCQSYHSDRVVLCGDAAHVMSPVGGQGMNTGFADAEFLAEALFKNFSKSKDFQALFEEYDHFRRLAFTVAATRAERGMWMGTRRGTLASVLRFFLVKVLLGPIFNKSLPAYFAMLTIPYRSLSSLDNDQH, from the coding sequence ATGGCAAGCGCTCCTGATTATGATGTAATCATCGTCGGCGGCGGGCCGGTGGGCCTGATGCTGGGGAACCTGCTCGGAAAGAAAAATCTCAACACACTACTGATAGAAAAAACTGCCGCACCGCCTGCCGAATCTATGGCCATCGGCGTCACCCCGCCCTCTCTTGACCTCTTTCATACACTTGGTCTTGATGACGTTCTTGTCAATCTTGGTGTTCGCGTTGAGCTTGCCAAGGTTCACGAAGGAAGAAAACTCGCTGGAGAACTCAGCTTTCAATCTCTGAACAATCCCCACCGCTATATCCTCGCCATCCCTCAGGCCACCACGATAAATGTTTTAGAGGAAAACTTATTACGTTACGGAAGCGTCATGCTTTGTCGAGAAACCAACTTGATAGCCATTGAACAGGCTGAAAAGATGGTCACGGCGAGAGTGAAAAAACCGGGTACTACTGAAGTCAGGCAAGTAACTGCTTCCTTTCTAATCGGTTGCGACGGCCACCGCAGTATCGTCAGGGACATGGCAGGAATAAAACTCACCGGAGAGAAGGAATACCCGGCTTGTTTCCTGATGGCTGACTTTGCCGACCATTCTGGCCTTGGAGATGAAGCCCATCTATTTTTCAGTCGTCATGGCTCAGTCGAATCATTCCCGCTGCCAAAAGGACGACGACGTTGGATTCTACAAACTGACCATCTGATAAATCCTCCGGATAAAACGGTACTGATCAGGGACGTGCAAAAACGGACCGGTTACGACTTGAAGGGTTCAAAGTGCTTCTCAGAAAGCATGTTCAGGACAAGGCGTTTTGTTTGCCAGAGCTATCATAGTGATCGAGTTGTTTTGTGTGGTGATGCTGCGCATGTCATGAGCCCGGTTGGCGGTCAAGGCATGAACACAGGTTTTGCCGATGCGGAATTCCTCGCAGAGGCCCTGTTTAAAAATTTTTCCAAGAGCAAGGATTTCCAGGCCCTTTTTGAAGAGTATGATCATTTTCGCCGTCTTGCATTTACCGTGGCGGCCACACGTGCAGAAAGGGGCATGTGGATGGGAACACGTCGTGGGACGCTTGCTTCAGTACTGCGTTTCTTCCTTGTCAAAGTCCTGCTTGGTCCAATTTTCAACAAATCACTCCCTGCATATTTTGCTATGCTGACAATCCCTTACCGTTCATTGAGTTCACTTGACAACGACCAGCATTGA
- a CDS encoding MMPL family transporter: protein MTESPKKSSKTIELLLLWLTGKGRKWSLFGVLAATLFFAYFALQVPIESSNVSMVSHTRELKGNYDSFRKIFGNDEVLLLAITHPDLLEPESLQTIKRLTQELTRIGGVTRVLSLTNAEQLVAGDFGIELVPLIPEQDAGKTYQNAITKALEQNPVLAQLLVSQDLKTSIIIIDLTGDIDQQGRGLTAIEALLSSGYSDKNWHLTGIPLQKLTVSRLIQRDQQVVIPFSTLVLGSLLLLVFRRFSGLLLPLAVMAISLCWTVGIYTLCGLSLNTITALLPPVIMVLSVSTTVHLYNGWLQLAGKSGNPKPLIVEEFRELFHPCLFTAITTALGLVSLTVSSIPAVKLFGAFSAMGVMLSFSVNMLMVPALLSYMPLPKISRRYDTGRLSAVLQTTARLTVKHPRLVLTLALLLALAGLSGLTHINNNTDLIRFVKPTERIYQDTMFIERAVGGVNSLEFMLTRRDSSALTRLEDLTCIDNLQDAINDLQKVAGSYSLLSVIKQLNRAETNQEQLSLPDNNESLLYLFDLLETSPNQKQLRKLVSPEFTTLRINVRIKTIGSADTAGLVSQIEQLAKRELGNDYELRPTGDFYQVVVDSNRLVSNVVRSFCLSLSMVLMAIYILFRSFKLLAMALIPNLVPLAWTGGLMGYLHIDLSTGTAMIAAVVIGLTVDSTIHYLARFQREYQGNSKEAVTITTTATGRALSISALVLFLGFSVGGLSSFLPTIYFSLLTGVTMLGALICDLLVLPASLILFGTKEGSTSE, encoded by the coding sequence GTGACTGAATCTCCAAAAAAATCATCCAAGACCATTGAGCTACTGCTGTTATGGTTGACCGGCAAAGGGCGTAAATGGTCACTTTTTGGAGTCTTGGCAGCAACCCTGTTCTTCGCTTATTTTGCTCTCCAGGTTCCCATTGAGAGCAGTAATGTCTCAATGGTGTCACATACCAGGGAGTTAAAGGGGAATTATGACAGCTTTCGAAAGATTTTCGGCAATGATGAAGTGTTACTTCTCGCAATAACCCACCCCGACTTGCTAGAGCCTGAAAGTCTACAAACAATAAAACGGCTTACACAGGAGCTCACCCGAATTGGAGGTGTCACAAGAGTTTTAAGCCTGACAAATGCCGAGCAACTTGTCGCTGGAGATTTCGGAATTGAGCTTGTTCCACTTATTCCGGAACAAGACGCCGGGAAGACATATCAAAACGCAATCACCAAGGCTCTTGAGCAGAATCCTGTCCTTGCGCAACTGCTGGTATCACAAGATCTAAAAACAAGCATAATCATCATTGACCTGACCGGTGATATTGATCAGCAAGGACGCGGTCTTACAGCCATAGAGGCGTTGCTTTCATCGGGCTACAGCGATAAGAACTGGCACCTGACCGGCATCCCTTTGCAAAAGCTGACCGTCTCCCGTCTGATCCAACGTGATCAACAGGTTGTTATTCCTTTTTCGACCCTGGTTCTCGGCTCACTTCTGCTGCTGGTCTTCAGACGTTTTTCAGGCCTGTTGCTACCACTTGCAGTCATGGCAATCAGTCTCTGCTGGACCGTCGGAATTTACACACTATGCGGGTTATCACTCAACACCATCACGGCCTTGCTGCCACCCGTCATTATGGTTCTGTCTGTCTCGACCACGGTGCATCTTTACAATGGCTGGTTGCAACTCGCAGGCAAATCAGGAAATCCGAAACCTTTGATCGTCGAAGAATTTCGCGAACTGTTTCACCCCTGCCTGTTTACCGCAATTACTACGGCACTTGGTCTTGTCTCCTTGACGGTCAGTTCTATTCCTGCCGTTAAACTTTTTGGTGCTTTTTCCGCCATGGGAGTGATGCTCTCTTTCTCAGTAAACATGCTCATGGTGCCGGCATTGCTCAGCTATATGCCTTTGCCAAAGATAAGTCGCCGCTACGACACGGGAAGGCTGAGTGCGGTTCTACAAACGACGGCAAGGTTGACGGTTAAACACCCTCGCTTGGTCCTAACCTTGGCACTCTTGCTTGCCCTGGCTGGCTTAAGCGGACTAACCCATATCAATAACAACACTGACCTGATTCGCTTCGTCAAACCGACGGAGAGAATCTATCAAGATACGATGTTTATCGAGCGCGCTGTTGGAGGTGTGAACAGCCTCGAATTTATGCTGACGCGCAGAGACAGCAGTGCGCTGACCCGTCTTGAGGACCTGACTTGCATTGATAACCTGCAGGACGCCATTAATGATTTGCAAAAGGTCGCTGGCAGTTACAGTCTATTGAGCGTTATCAAACAGCTCAATCGTGCCGAAACCAATCAGGAGCAACTTAGTCTTCCCGACAACAACGAAAGTCTTCTCTATCTTTTTGATCTCCTCGAAACAAGCCCGAACCAGAAGCAGTTGCGTAAGTTGGTCAGCCCGGAGTTCACCACTCTGCGTATCAATGTGAGAATCAAGACTATCGGCAGCGCCGACACCGCCGGCCTGGTTTCGCAAATCGAACAGTTGGCGAAAAGAGAACTGGGAAACGATTACGAACTGCGGCCCACAGGAGACTTCTACCAGGTGGTTGTTGACTCAAATCGACTGGTCTCTAACGTTGTACGAAGCTTTTGCCTCTCTCTCAGTATGGTTTTGATGGCTATTTATATTCTATTTCGGTCCTTTAAACTGCTGGCCATGGCCCTCATCCCCAACCTGGTGCCGCTGGCGTGGACGGGAGGTCTGATGGGGTATTTGCATATTGATCTCAGCACTGGAACCGCCATGATAGCGGCCGTGGTTATCGGCTTAACGGTGGATAGCACAATCCATTACCTGGCTCGTTTTCAAAGAGAGTATCAAGGTAATAGTAAAGAAGCGGTGACAATAACGACCACTGCAACGGGTCGAGCCCTTTCGATCTCTGCCCTGGTGTTGTTCCTGGGTTTTTCGGTGGGTGGTTTGAGCAGCTTTCTGCCAACCATCTATTTCTCCTTGTTGACGGGCGTTACGATGCTGGGCGCACTTATTTGTGATCTGCTCGTACTCCCAGCCAGCCTGATCTTGTTCGGCACAAAAGAAGGGAGCACCTCAGAGTGA
- a CDS encoding class I SAM-dependent methyltransferase yields the protein MRNWRGVLGIEKQIDSPDKKRSFNELHFSAASSRYDIATRAMSLGRDQAWKRHLVAALPAVVAPVCVDLASGTGDVAFLLADRFPDSKITGIDLTEEMVTRAQKHNPFDNVSFTCRDMAETGLDNASIDIVTGSYALRNAPDLGEGLQEVNRILKTGGCAAFLDFSKSAHPVSQVSQYWLLKCWCGLWGTLLHANPTIHAYIADSLKQFPTRDDYCLLVKKSGFEIISSRLFYFGMLELLVIRKVS from the coding sequence ATGCGAAACTGGCGAGGTGTCCTTGGTATCGAAAAACAGATAGACAGTCCGGACAAAAAAAGATCCTTTAATGAGCTCCATTTCAGTGCAGCATCCAGTCGCTATGACATTGCGACCAGGGCCATGTCTCTTGGCCGTGATCAGGCGTGGAAAAGACATTTGGTAGCGGCCCTTCCCGCGGTTGTCGCTCCGGTCTGTGTTGACCTTGCCTCAGGAACCGGAGATGTTGCCTTTCTTCTGGCCGACCGATTCCCTGATAGCAAAATCACAGGCATCGACCTGACAGAAGAGATGGTGACCCGGGCTCAAAAGCACAACCCTTTCGATAACGTATCTTTTACCTGCCGGGATATGGCAGAAACCGGCCTCGACAATGCCAGCATTGATATCGTCACTGGCAGTTACGCGCTACGCAATGCGCCGGACCTTGGAGAAGGTTTGCAGGAGGTCAATCGGATTTTGAAAACAGGAGGGTGTGCTGCATTTCTCGATTTCTCTAAATCGGCTCACCCCGTAAGTCAAGTCAGCCAATACTGGCTACTCAAGTGCTGGTGCGGACTATGGGGCACTTTACTGCACGCGAACCCGACAATACACGCCTATATCGCCGATAGTCTTAAGCAGTTTCCAACCCGCGACGATTACTGTCTGCTCGTCAAAAAATCAGGCTTTGAGATTATCTCATCCAGACTGTTTTACTTCGGAATGCTCGAACTTCTTGTGATTCGGAAGGTGTCTTAA
- a CDS encoding ferritin family protein produces MNVLDFAIEMENDGFEYYKDLADSSTLPGLKTIFTSLAADELKHAKVFKDLVAGETVGKMPASETLETSKNLFKQLPGGSEGLKNIADSLKAYQHAMKLEANSFRFYEEIAEKETNPEVKALLLQIAEEEHAHFNILENVYSFVNAPNQSLEWGEFSNLGEFRQFGRETDG; encoded by the coding sequence ATGAACGTATTAGATTTTGCAATCGAGATGGAAAATGATGGCTTTGAATATTACAAAGACCTCGCTGACTCTTCGACGCTACCTGGCCTGAAAACTATTTTCACTTCCCTGGCTGCTGATGAACTCAAGCACGCCAAGGTCTTCAAGGACCTTGTTGCCGGGGAGACAGTCGGCAAAATGCCTGCATCCGAAACCCTTGAAACGTCAAAGAACCTGTTCAAGCAGCTTCCCGGAGGCTCTGAAGGGTTAAAAAACATTGCTGATTCTCTCAAGGCTTATCAACACGCAATGAAGCTCGAAGCCAACAGTTTCCGTTTCTATGAGGAGATCGCCGAAAAAGAGACCAACCCGGAGGTGAAGGCCTTGTTGCTACAGATCGCTGAAGAGGAGCATGCGCATTTCAACATCCTCGAAAATGTCTATAGCTTTGTCAATGCTCCAAATCAAAGTCTGGAGTGGGGTGAATTCAGTAACCTGGGTGAGTTCAGGCAGTTTGGTCGAGAGACTGACGGCTGA
- a CDS encoding HD domain-containing protein produces the protein MDLNRLNAVDHCLRHLTTAISTSKLYSAEHKQVKKLCRMAHSSLLDAIDGQENLSLIRVDEHLAVDEHPLERSMYIERFARLIKMSGIGHIKFSRNVTFDELHALLSSLGGSGKVTHSSENIRLGQIEVRHRSARGVAGAGQEALTTVPEGEQAEPELFKRGVDNNVLIESAQILENISSEELSRVMEVYEAVKNNRRLQVVGLSEIVSGFIDVFAGFADPLLTLVPLRNMDEYTFTHSLNVCLLNLAQATALGIEGQLLHDIGLSAMLHDVGKLFIPEEVLNKPGKLDDKEWALMQTHPVRGAEYLLDSPGVPRMAVLNAYEHHLRFDLSGYPLVKNEWQQNLCSQLTSISDVYDSLRTKRPYRAPLELEVVLYNIEQLKGTQLHPLLVDNFLLLMKKVTPQKEA, from the coding sequence ATGGACCTGAACCGCTTGAACGCTGTCGACCATTGCCTGCGGCATTTGACCACGGCGATTTCCACTTCAAAACTCTATTCCGCAGAGCATAAGCAGGTCAAAAAACTTTGTCGGATGGCTCATTCCTCTCTTCTGGATGCAATTGACGGACAGGAGAACCTTTCCCTGATCCGGGTCGACGAACATCTTGCTGTCGATGAACATCCTCTTGAGAGGTCGATGTATATCGAACGTTTTGCTCGTTTGATCAAAATGAGCGGTATCGGGCACATAAAGTTTTCACGAAATGTGACGTTTGATGAACTGCACGCACTCCTGAGTAGTTTGGGCGGTTCAGGAAAGGTCACTCACAGCAGCGAAAATATCCGTCTTGGCCAGATTGAAGTTCGTCATCGTTCTGCTCGTGGTGTTGCCGGGGCCGGTCAGGAGGCCCTGACAACTGTACCCGAGGGGGAGCAAGCTGAACCCGAACTATTTAAGAGGGGCGTTGACAATAACGTCCTGATTGAATCTGCGCAGATCCTGGAGAACATCAGCAGCGAGGAGCTGTCTCGCGTTATGGAGGTTTACGAGGCGGTGAAGAACAATCGCCGTCTTCAGGTGGTAGGCCTCTCTGAAATCGTCTCCGGATTCATCGACGTGTTTGCAGGCTTCGCCGATCCTTTGCTGACCCTTGTGCCTCTCCGCAATATGGATGAATACACCTTTACACATTCCCTTAATGTTTGCCTGCTGAACCTGGCCCAGGCAACAGCTCTTGGCATCGAAGGACAATTACTCCATGATATCGGTTTGTCGGCCATGCTGCACGATGTTGGCAAGCTTTTTATCCCTGAAGAGGTCCTCAACAAGCCTGGCAAACTCGATGACAAAGAATGGGCCTTGATGCAGACTCACCCTGTACGTGGTGCTGAGTACTTGCTTGATAGTCCGGGTGTTCCTCGTATGGCAGTCCTTAATGCTTACGAACATCATTTACGTTTTGACCTTAGTGGCTACCCCCTCGTCAAGAATGAATGGCAGCAGAACCTTTGCAGCCAACTCACCAGTATTTCTGACGTCTATGATTCGTTAAGAACCAAAAGGCCGTACCGGGCCCCCCTCGAGTTGGAGGTTGTTCTTTACAATATTGAACAATTGAAGGGGACACAGTTGCATCCTCTCCTGGTTGATAATTTTCTTCTCCTGATGAAGAAAGTCACGCCTCAAAAAGAAGCATGA
- a CDS encoding HEAT repeat domain-containing protein gives MSEFIYALNIARRQILSYPPGHPVINAAAEKLLDLLPKMFEFRQHITIGVARDTLLVGNQALDNTNPIYRDFAKNLFDAKVASLTINKDVTAAEICKFFELLRYKPEDLADRGGLHRVLTLSDIKGLSAQGVDFGAFYATEVSQVHAPKSKLIEDESAVLWKSFVGGLVAGTLDPNGEKLAPDAQLDPELLAEIMNREDGVEGQGLIRNYEEAITSFLKETDRDKLQSQASQETLRRLGDLVGNLKPDLRRRFLNSTLKSCSGRQEMAGEVLSHLPQAQILEAMEQVDNEQLEIPQALMDVLGKLGQHGGGERGGGRVAGKRERSSEETTVLLGQLFSADQADKFVPDDYQDALAVLAAAETLPGLDRKQVDALVETLDGHAVERHLCNVMFDLLDRGVNKVTVNAISRNMEELIFYFLETGDFVALISVHDHLSRHARQVEKWLETPEKSALHIFSREEFVEHVLDSFDTWGKAKYGSIKSLIKRVKKPFVDPLLELLVQEGSMSKRRLFMECLHAVGIDAREQIEARLHDRRWFFVRNLVVLLRGMGDPSVLKALGRLVGYANPTVQFEVMRTFIHFNDPRADRYLVKELDSKDPGVLLQAARLAANSRSPEVAAKLSGVLNRKLLNETDENVKSTALKALAEMALPEALPGLRQFLHSRSLLQSFQSNSLKIEAVKTLGRYDSPDAVDLAEEVYRKASGELARAAGQVCLQKRRKLPWT, from the coding sequence TTGTCTGAGTTTATTTATGCACTCAACATCGCACGTCGTCAGATTCTCTCATATCCTCCAGGTCATCCGGTGATCAATGCGGCCGCGGAGAAATTGCTCGATTTGTTGCCTAAGATGTTTGAGTTCCGCCAGCACATTACGATCGGGGTTGCCCGCGACACTCTCCTTGTCGGCAACCAGGCGCTGGACAACACGAACCCTATTTATCGTGATTTTGCCAAAAACCTTTTTGATGCAAAAGTAGCTTCATTGACGATCAATAAAGATGTTACTGCCGCTGAAATCTGCAAGTTCTTTGAACTCCTGCGTTACAAACCAGAAGACCTGGCCGATCGTGGCGGCCTGCATCGCGTCCTGACCCTCTCCGACATTAAAGGGCTTTCAGCGCAAGGTGTTGATTTTGGAGCTTTTTACGCGACTGAAGTCAGCCAGGTGCATGCCCCGAAATCAAAATTAATTGAAGACGAAAGCGCCGTCCTATGGAAATCTTTCGTTGGTGGTCTGGTTGCCGGCACACTTGACCCTAATGGAGAAAAACTGGCTCCAGACGCACAACTTGACCCTGAGTTACTCGCTGAAATCATGAATCGGGAAGATGGCGTAGAGGGGCAAGGTCTGATTCGGAATTATGAAGAAGCCATTACCTCTTTTCTTAAAGAGACAGACCGCGACAAACTTCAAAGTCAGGCGAGTCAGGAGACTCTTCGTCGTCTTGGTGATTTGGTCGGAAACCTTAAGCCTGACCTGCGCCGCCGCTTTCTGAACAGCACCCTGAAATCATGCTCAGGGCGACAAGAGATGGCCGGAGAGGTTCTTAGCCATTTACCTCAGGCTCAGATTCTTGAAGCCATGGAGCAGGTCGATAATGAACAGCTCGAAATCCCCCAGGCACTTATGGATGTCCTTGGCAAGCTGGGCCAACATGGTGGAGGCGAAAGGGGCGGGGGACGTGTCGCAGGAAAAAGGGAGCGTTCTTCCGAGGAGACGACAGTCCTCCTTGGTCAGTTATTCAGTGCTGATCAAGCTGATAAATTTGTGCCTGATGACTATCAGGATGCCCTGGCCGTTCTAGCCGCGGCAGAGACTTTGCCAGGGCTGGACCGTAAACAGGTTGATGCGTTGGTTGAAACGCTGGATGGACATGCCGTTGAGAGACACCTTTGCAATGTTATGTTCGATCTCCTTGATCGCGGTGTTAATAAAGTGACCGTTAACGCGATCAGTCGCAACATGGAAGAGTTGATCTTCTATTTCCTGGAAACCGGTGACTTTGTTGCTCTCATCAGTGTTCATGACCATTTGTCACGTCATGCTCGTCAGGTTGAGAAATGGCTGGAAACACCTGAAAAGTCAGCGTTGCATATCTTCTCCAGAGAAGAGTTTGTCGAGCATGTTCTTGACAGCTTCGATACCTGGGGAAAAGCAAAATACGGCTCAATAAAAAGTCTCATTAAGAGAGTCAAAAAGCCCTTTGTCGACCCGCTGCTAGAGCTCCTTGTTCAGGAGGGCAGCATGTCAAAAAGGCGCCTTTTTATGGAGTGCCTGCATGCTGTTGGTATTGATGCGCGTGAGCAGATTGAGGCCAGACTGCATGATCGTCGTTGGTTCTTTGTCCGCAACCTGGTTGTCTTGCTACGGGGGATGGGAGACCCAAGCGTACTGAAAGCCTTGGGAAGATTGGTCGGTTATGCAAATCCAACGGTCCAGTTTGAGGTTATGCGCACGTTTATTCATTTCAACGACCCGCGTGCCGACCGATATCTGGTCAAAGAACTTGACAGTAAAGATCCCGGTGTCCTTCTTCAAGCCGCAAGACTGGCCGCCAATAGCAGAAGCCCTGAAGTGGCCGCTAAGCTGTCCGGAGTTTTAAATCGTAAGCTGCTTAATGAAACCGATGAGAATGTTAAAAGTACCGCCCTCAAAGCTCTTGCCGAAATGGCTCTCCCTGAAGCTTTGCCCGGGTTAAGGCAGTTTCTTCACAGCCGCAGTCTGTTGCAGAGTTTTCAGAGCAACAGCCTTAAGATTGAGGCTGTTAAAACCCTGGGCCGCTACGATTCTCCAGATGCGGTCGACCTGGCCGAAGAGGTTTATCGTAAGGCTTCCGGTGAACTTGCCCGTGCCGCCGGACAGGTTTGTCTGCAAAAAAGAAGGAAGTTGCCATGGACCTGA